The Paraburkholderia sp. PREW-6R genomic interval GCTCGATACGCTCACCGGCCTGCCGAATCGCAGCACCCTGACCGACCGCATCGAACGCGCGCTGCAGAATTCGCGGCGTCAGCGCTCGGGCTTCGCGATCCTCTTCATGGATCTGGACGGCTTCAAGACCATCAACGATTCGCTCGGCCACTCGGTCGGCGACGAAGTGCTGTCCGCGTTCGCCCAGCGCCTTCTGCTCTGCGTGCGTTCGACCGACACGGTGGCGCGGCTGGGCGGCGACGAATTCGTGGTGCTGGCCGAAAGCCTTTCTTCGCGGGAAGACGCGAGTGCGCTGGCCGAAAGCGTACTCGACCGGATGCGCCGCGGAATGTGGAGCGATTCGCAGCCGCTGCAGGTCATGCCGAGCATCGGCATTGCACTTTATCCGGAGGATGGCGACACGGTCGACACGCTGCTCAAGCACGCGGACGCCGCCATGTACGAAGCGAAGCGCGCGGGGCGCAGCACCTATCGTTTCTTCGAGCGCAGCATGAACGAGGCCGCCACGCGCACGCTGAAAATCCAGCACGCACTGCATGACGCACTCGGCGCGGGTTATTTTTCGCTGCACTTCCAGCCGAAGTTTCATGGCAATGGCGACGCGCTGGCAGGCGCGGAAGCGCTGATCCGGCTGAACCACCCGCAACTCGGCACGCTCGCGCCGCTCGAATTCATTCCTATTGCCGAGCGCTCGGGGCAGATCGTGCAGATCGGTTACTGGGTCCTTCGCGAGGCCTGCCGGCAAATCCGTCGTTGGATCGATCAAGGCTTGCCGCCGCTGAAGGTGGCGATCAACCTGTCGCCGCGCCAGTTATTGCAGCCGAGCCTCGTGTCGACCATGCTCGAAATCGTCACGGCCGAAGGCGTGCGCTGCGAGCAGATCATGTTCGAGATCACGGAATCCGTCGCCATGCAGGACGCGCCGAAGACCATCGAAATGATCCGGGAATTCCAGGCGAGCGGCTTCGAAATTGCCATCGACGATTTCGGCACCGGTTATTCGAGCCTCGCCTATCTGCAGCGCTTTCGCGTGAAGCAGTTGAAGATCGACCGCTTCTTCACGAATGGACTCGACGAACACGGCGCCGAAGGCAGCGCGATCGTGTCGGCGATCATCGCGCTTGCTCATTCGCTCGAAATGGACGTGGTGGCCGAGGGCGTCGAAACCGAAACGCAACTGGACATGCTCAAGGCCATGATGTGTGACGAGATGCAAGGTTTTCTGCTCGGCAAGCCGCTCAGCGCCGACGACTTCAGCGAATTGCTGAGGGAAAGAATGGCAACGGCGTAACCGGGTCCGGCCATGCCGGGCACCACGAGACGGCGCGCCGGATCGCACTGCCTCCGGCCGCCGTGCGTTAGCCGGCTTGCCGGGTGGACGCCGTCGCATCTTCCACAGCGGAACGAAGCGGCGCTTCCGCATGCGGCGACTCGCGCCGCGTCAGCTTGCCATCCACCGATGCGCCGCAATCCATCCGCAACTGCTGGTAGTAGATGTTCCCCGTCACGTGCGCATTGATCTGCAGTTCAACGAAGTGGTCGGCGATCACATCGCCGACGATCGTGCCGTTGACCACCACGTCGTAGCCGTGAACGTTGCCTTCGATCGAGCCGCGGTCGCTCAGCACGAGCAGCGTCTGACCGCCCGGCTGACCACTCACGTTGCCCTGCACGTGACCGTCGAGGCGCAGGCCGTCGCTGAATTGCAGATCACCGACGATTCGCACGTCATGCGCGATCAGTGTCGCGAGCTTGGTCTGCTGGATGCCCGGGGACTTTTTCTTGCTGAACATAATGGTCTCTGAAATAGGAAAGACGTTCGTCGCAGGGATTTTCATTGCGGCGAACCGCGACGAGGCCGCGCCGGTAAGCATGTTGTTCGGGTGTCTGCCCGGGATAGGTCCGCCTACCGGCGGACTGACGCCGCATTGCTTTGACCGCGCAGGAACTGCAGTTGCGCATTGAGCCGCGCGACCTCGGCGTTCGCGCTGTCCGCCGTCTTCTGCACGGCTGCGCGCGCCGCCGACTCCTGCGCGAGCGCCAGTTTTGTACGAACCAGTTCGGTCTGCTTCGCATCCTCGTCGACGGGCGCGACGGCACAGGGCAAAGGTGCGTCCCCGTTATTCAGACGCCACGCCGTGAGTGCCGCCGCGCCGGCGCCTGCGCTGAGCAGGCAGACGATTGCCCACGCGATCACGCGGTAAGCGAGCGGGCGCGCGGGACGCAGCGTGTACGTGCGGTGCGTCAGTGCAGTGGCGTCGCGCGTAGCGTGCCGTTCAGCCATGAGGAGGCGGCGCAAACAGCGCGAGGTAAGCAGCGGGATTGACGGGCGCGCCGTTGACCAGCACTTCGAAATGCAGATGCGGACCAGTCGAACGCCCGGTCGAACCGACATCGGCGATATGTTGGCGAGGCAGCACCAGATCGCCAACATGAACCACGATGCGCGACGCGTGGCCGTAGCGCGTGATCAGGCCATTGCCGTGATCGATCTCGACGGCGTTGCCATATCCGGATTTCTCGCCGGCGAACACCACGCGGCCGCCGGCTGCGGCGAGTATCGGCGTCCCCGTTTGAGCGACCAGATCGAGACCCGGATGGAAGCTCAACCGATGCGTGAACGGATCGATCCGGTTGCCGAACGGCGAGCCGAAGCGCGCGCCGTCGGCCGGCATGCGACCGGGGAACGCGGTGTACGCCATCGCGTGTTCGGCGGTTTGCTGTTCGAGCGCGGAGAGCGTCGCCGACAGGCAGTCCAGCTGTTCGCGCGTGTGTGCCTCGTCGGCGCGAGGGGGCGAAGCGGCCGCGTTATCCGCACAACGGCGCGGCGGCAGCGACGGACCGCCCTCGCCTTCGCTGTCGCCGGGATCGGCTTCGGACGCACCGCCCGGCGCAGCCTGAAGCGCCGGTGCATGGGGCGCACGCCGCGGCGTATTCAGGCGCGCTTCGAAGTCCTGCAGTGCGCCGACCTGTGCGGCCAGACGTTCGATACGCGGCTCGATCTGCGAGACGGACGCGTTCAGTTTGCCGAGTTGATCGATCGCGTAGTCGTGCTCGACGCGGTTCACAGCCTGCCCGTTGTTACTGACCGGCGCCGGCAGATGCCTGCCGATCACGACACCCGCCGCCAGCGAGAGAACCGCCGCGCCGCCTGCCGCGCCGGCTGCGAGACTCCACGCGGTACGGCGCGTGACGAAGCCGACCGAGCCGCTGGAAAGGCGATTGCCGGCGCGAAAGACGAAGGTCATCGGTGGCTCCCCGTTTGCAACGTGCACGGAGCGCGCGATGGGTGAGACACGCGAGACAGGTGCGTGATGGATGCCAGAGCGGCGGAGAGGACTGACTGCATACGACAGATCCGCCGATACAGGCTGGCGGCGATCATCAACAAAGGGCATTGATTATCACCCGTCGCTACGAAGTGCCATCTCAAATACAAGGCGCGGTTTCGCGGGTGACATCGCGTGGCGTGTGATGGGCTAGCACGTGCGATCGCATAGCGCGGTATGCGTGAGCACAATCCGTCTGCGCGAGCCGCCCGGCGAGCGAGCCTGCGGATGGAATGCTCCGTTCGCTCAGCTCAAATGCCCCGCGCGAGACGAATCCTTTCCAAAATGACTTGACTTTCGGTCCCAAAAAACTAATATACGCACCGCGTACATTTCCCGCGATTCATTTTCCAGAAGGTGTCTCCATGAGCGTTCCGCAGCAAGCCTTCCTACGCGA includes:
- a CDS encoding EAL domain-containing protein, whose translation is MQSSYNIWLVGISFAVATLASYTALDLTGRISLQMSARLRHAWRLCGAAALGVGVWSMHFIAMLAFSLPIPLGYDFALTSLSLGLAIGASYLALYLTTRARLTPARLLGGGAIMGIGIAGMHYTGMAALRMKPGIHYQPAWFVGSIAIAMGASSAALWMARALSNDDERHVVRKRLLAALVMGVAISGMHYSGMAAADFLPGAICGAARGVNATWLATTVILFTFAILAATLMVSRFDARTSFLVGAVSKLNGQIVRLATLDTLTGLPNRSTLTDRIERALQNSRRQRSGFAILFMDLDGFKTINDSLGHSVGDEVLSAFAQRLLLCVRSTDTVARLGGDEFVVLAESLSSREDASALAESVLDRMRRGMWSDSQPLQVMPSIGIALYPEDGDTVDTLLKHADAAMYEAKRAGRSTYRFFERSMNEAATRTLKIQHALHDALGAGYFSLHFQPKFHGNGDALAGAEALIRLNHPQLGTLAPLEFIPIAERSGQIVQIGYWVLREACRQIRRWIDQGLPPLKVAINLSPRQLLQPSLVSTMLEIVTAEGVRCEQIMFEITESVAMQDAPKTIEMIREFQASGFEIAIDDFGTGYSSLAYLQRFRVKQLKIDRFFTNGLDEHGAEGSAIVSAIIALAHSLEMDVVAEGVETETQLDMLKAMMCDEMQGFLLGKPLSADDFSELLRERMATA
- a CDS encoding polymer-forming cytoskeletal protein, coding for MFSKKKSPGIQQTKLATLIAHDVRIVGDLQFSDGLRLDGHVQGNVSGQPGGQTLLVLSDRGSIEGNVHGYDVVVNGTIVGDVIADHFVELQINAHVTGNIYYQQLRMDCGASVDGKLTRRESPHAEAPLRSAVEDATASTRQAG
- a CDS encoding peptidoglycan DD-metalloendopeptidase family protein; this translates as MTFVFRAGNRLSSGSVGFVTRRTAWSLAAGAAGGAAVLSLAAGVVIGRHLPAPVSNNGQAVNRVEHDYAIDQLGKLNASVSQIEPRIERLAAQVGALQDFEARLNTPRRAPHAPALQAAPGGASEADPGDSEGEGGPSLPPRRCADNAAASPPRADEAHTREQLDCLSATLSALEQQTAEHAMAYTAFPGRMPADGARFGSPFGNRIDPFTHRLSFHPGLDLVAQTGTPILAAAGGRVVFAGEKSGYGNAVEIDHGNGLITRYGHASRIVVHVGDLVLPRQHIADVGSTGRSTGPHLHFEVLVNGAPVNPAAYLALFAPPPHG